The stretch of DNA TGTCGCGATTAACGACGTGCTGGCCATTGGCCTGATTGCCGGTCTACGTAGCAAAGGGATTCGGGTTCCGGAAGATATCTCCATTGTGGGGATCGATAATATCTCACTGTCGGGATTAATCACCCCTGCCCTAACCTCGGTGGCCCCGCCGCTGGCGGATATGGCAACCGTTATGGTGGAACGGCTAATCAGCCGCCTGAATTCTCCCAATATCAATGCTGAAGAGTTTTTATTTACACCGACTCTGGTAGTCAGAGATTCTGTAATTAAACGCCCGGATAAATAACGCAACACCTGCGTTTTTCGCGGCACAAAGACTAATAAACACTGTACCAGGCTGATGATAATCAATTATCTGCCGGGGTAACTATGACCTGAATTTACTATGGAGCCGTTATGAGCAATGCATCTTGTGGCTATTGCCATCCTGAAAATGAGTATGTGCTGTGGCGCGACGACCAGTGTCGGGTACTGTTTGTGGAACAGACCGATTTTACCGGCTGGTGCCGGGTAGTGTGGAATGAACATCTGGCTGAATTAAGCGATTTGGATCAGCAGCAGCGCAATCGCATTATGCAGGTGGTGGCTGAAGTAGAGAAAAATATTCGCCAGTTACTCAGCCCGAAAAAAATGAATGTCGCCAGTCTGGGTACCGGCCTGCCGCACCTGCACTGGCATATTATTCCGCGTAATGAAGACGACAGCCACTTCCCGGAGCCGGTGTGGTGTCAGCCGCTGCGTCAGGGCGTGGTACGTCCATTACCGGAAAACTTTGTCGCTGAGATGAAAGCACGCCTGAATGCGGCGCTGTAAGTCTCAACGAAAGTAATTCAGCCTCTTCATTGTTCCGATGCGATGAAGAGACTGTAAGGCACACAGAGGACCAGAAGACCGCTGTGTGCCGCCAGCAGTAAGAAGTACCGATGTAGCAACCAACATGGCTAACGTCTCTTTGTTTGTTACCAGCAATAAAGAACACCGATGCTATTACGATTGCGCCAAAGTAGTACCCGGTGGCCGCAAGGCCACCAACTATTGCTTATCGGCTATTTTCAAACCAGTTAGATGAAATTTAAGGGATAACGCTTGCGCGGTGTTGTCTGACAGGTATAATGCCGAAGTTTTCCGCATTCTGCTCAGTGCCTGAGTGGCGAAATCGGTAGACGCAGTTGATTCAAAATCAACCGCCTTCGGGTGTGCCGGTTCGAGTCCGGCCTCAGGCACCATCTTGTTGTCCATAGACGTATCAATCAGTCTATAACATGATGAAAAATAGAGTAAAATATACATTCACATTCCATTAATGTCTTACTGAGTCTATTGACAGCCATTCTTTTTGGGGGTCATATTAGGGGTCAGGATGATATCATTATGGAGTGCTCCCAATGCCGCTAAACGATACCCAAATTCGCAACTACAAGCCTAACGAAAAATTATATAAGAGAGCTGATGGTCTTGGCCTCTATATTCAAGTAAATCCTAACGGTTCAAAACATTGGTATCGAAAGTATTCCTTTCAAGGAAAAGAAACTCGAGCCTCATATGGTCGATATCCTCAAGTATCTTTAGCTGATGCCAGAAAAATGCGTGATGCTGATATAGCCCTATTGGCAAAAGGCATCAATCCTAATACTGAGCGTCAAAGTAAAAAAAGAAGCCCAAAATATAGATAATTCTTTTGAAGTTATCGCAAGAAAATGGCATTCAAATCAAACTTGGTCTAAACATCACTCAGACAGAATTCTAAAAAGAATGCAGTCCTATTTATTTCCAGAGATTGGAAAACATAATCTTCCAGACCTTAAAACTAAAGATCTTCTCGAAGTTGTCGAAAAAGCAGTTGAAAAGGGTTACTTAGATGTAGCTTCTCGATTACAGCAATATCTTACTGCTATCATGCGTTATGCTGTGCAAATTGACATAATTCAATCTAACCCCGCTCGAGACTTAGCGGGTGCATTTCCTACTAATAAAGCACAACATAGAGCCGCACTGCCTTTAGAAAAAATACCTGATCTGCTACAAAGAGTTGACTCATTTAAGGGAAGAAATTTAACGAAACTGGCTATTAAATTAACGTTACTAATCTTTATCCGTTCCAGTGAACTTCGCTTTGCTCGTTGGTCAGAAATCGATTTTGAAAAAAAACTTTGGACTATACCAGCAAAAAGAAAACCTATTGAAGGTGTTAAATATTCACATAGAGGGACAAAAATGCACGACACTTCACATTTAATTCCCCTTAGTGCTCAAGCTATCTCCATATTAAAAGAAATTAAAACAATAAGTGGAGAATATGAATTTATCTTTATCGGTGCCCATTCACCAAAGAAGCCAATGAGTGAAAATACAATAAATAAGGCATTAAGAACGATGGGCTATAACACACAAACAGAAGTATGTGGACATGGATTTAGAACAATGGCTTGTTCGACCCTTTTAGAATCAGAACTATGGGATTCTGAAGCAATAGAACTACAAATGAGCCATAAAGAAAGAAACTCCGTAAAAGCAGCTTATCCGGTGTGCCGTAAAACCCTGTCCTTCAGGGCGGGGATATAAGGCACGGTTTTCTACCTAACTAGGTGTTTGCTGTTGCTCAATGTACTGTCGGATGATGGATATTGGCGCACCACCGCAACTACTAGCAAAGTAGCTCGGAGTCCACAGAACACCTTTGTAGTAATACCGTGCACCAATATCTGGACGGTCACGGCGGAGTAACCGACTGGATACCCCTTTGAGGCTGTTGACTAAACTGGATACCGCTAATTTTGGCGGGTAATTGACCAGCAAGTGAACGTGATCTCCTTCACCATCCATCTCGACCAGTTCAACATCAAAATCGGCGCATACGCTAGCAAAATAGCTCCGCAACCTATCGATAGCATCCTGATCAAATATTTTACGTCGATACTTGGCAACAAATACCAAGTGAACATGCATCAGGAAAGTACAGTGTCTTCCTCGACGAATATCGGTTTCTTTTGTCATAGGCCAAAAGTATAATCTTCCATATGAAACGACTACAAGCCTTCAAATTCCAGTTAAGACCTAATGGTCAGCAAGAGCGCGATATGCGTTGCTTCGCTGGGGCATGTCGTTTTGTGTTCAACAAATCGTTGGTCTTGCAGAACGAAAACCATGAGGCGGGTAACAAATACCTTTCCTATGTAAAAATGGCGGCATGGCTGGTTGAGTGGAAAAAAACACCTGAAACGCAATGGTTGAAAGAAGCACCATCCCAGCCTTTGCAACAGGCTTTAAAAGATCTTGAGCGAGCCTATAAAAACTTCTTTCAGAAACGGGCGTCATTCCCACGGTTTAAAAAACGGGGGCAAAGTGATGCATTCCGCTACCCGCAGGGTGTGAAACTGGATCAAGAGAACAACCGTATATCGCTGCCAAAACTGGGCTGGATAAGTTATCGCAATAGCCGTGAAGTCATTGGAGAAGTGAAGAACGTCACTGTCAGCCAGTCATGCGGTAAGTGGTACGTCAGCATCCAGACGGAATATGAAGTCACTGAACCAGCTCATGTTTCAACATCGATGGTTGGTCTTGATGCTGGCGTGGCGAAGCTAGCTACACTATCAGATGGCACCATTTTTGAGCCTGTACACAGCTTTAAAACCAATCAAAAGAAGCTCGCCAGACTCCAGCGTGAAATGAGCCGCAAGGTGAAGTTCAGCAATAACTGGAAGAAGGCTAAACACAAAGTACAAAACCTGCACTCTCGTATCGCGAACATCCGCCGAGACTACCTTCATAAGGTCAGCACGACAATCAGCAAAAACCACGCCATGATCGTCATTGAAGACTTAAAGGTTGCCAACATGTCAAAGTCAGCCGCGGGTACGGTCAGCCAGCCGGGGCGCAACGTCCGGGCAAAATCAGGCTTAAACCGTTCGATATTAGATCAGGGTTGGTACGAACTGCGCCGCCAGCTTGAGTATAAGCAGCTCTGGCGCGGTGGTCATGTGCTGGCGATTAATCCGGCCTACACTAGCCAGAAATGTGCTTGCTGTGGTCATACAGCGAAAGAAAACCGCCAGTCCCAAAGCCTGTTTGAGTGTCTGGAATGTGGATATACAGAGAATGCCGATATAAACGGCGCTCGTAATATTTTAGCGGCGGGGCACGCCGCGTTAGCCTGTGGAGAGATGGCAGCTTTAGGCCGTTCGATGAAGCAGGAACCCACCGAGGCGAGTCAGACTTCGGTCTGAACGCTGTAGGAATCCTCGCCCTTTAGGGCGGGGAGGATGTCAACTATTTTATCTCTATTAATTATTAATCTATTTAAATCAGAAGAATAAACTTCATAACTAAATGTTCTATTTGATAGAGCCGATAGAATATTAACTGCTATTCTTTTAAGGTACTCATTTTCTATTCCAGGAGTTTTAAATAATGTAGCCAATTGAAAGTCAGCAGATTTATTTCTATATTCGTGAGATAACATTAACTCCTCACTTTCAATTAATGTTACAAAGCAATTGTTATTTTTTAGATTTGATATTATTTGAGGTGAGTGTGTAGCAATAATAAAATGACATCCTTTAACATGCGTAAATACCTCCATTAGTAAATGTATATATGTTTCCTGCCACTCTGGATGTAAACTTATTTCAGGTTCATCGATTAATATTAATGAGTCATTTTCAATACTTACTGCAATACCAAGAAAATTTAATAAGATACACTGTTGACCAGAACTAGCATCATTAATACTGAAAGATCTATTATCTCCTTGCCACAAATACCATTCAGTACTAACTTGACTTATTTGGTTATTCTCACATTGGACATGAACTACAACATCATGAATACTTAATAGACCTATATCAGAAAGTATTTTTATACCTGATAAAAATTCTCTATCCTCCTCACTTACTTCTTTAGTAAAATCCATATAAAATGGAATAATTCTGTAAGAATCAACTTTTGCACAATATTCATATAATGAAGTAAAAGCAGAGCATAACTCCTGATAACCTACCCCATATTCTTTTTCTAAATATATTCTACTTTTCTTTGACATATTTTCAATATAATCCATGAAATCATCTGGTATCATTTCACGTAAATTGACCATGAATTTATTTATTTCACGTTTAAGTCTAAAGCTTAAGTCAAATACAGGGTAAAAACCTAGAAAAGATAATAATCTAACAACAGTATCTTTATCTCTACCTAATAAATCTCTATTGATTGAAAAAAATAATTTTTCGACAAGAGATAATACTGCCCTACTTTTTGCTTTATCATTTAAACCATAATAATGATAAAACCTATTATTTGATTTATTTTCTGGAGAAAAATACACACTTTCTTCAGGGAACTTATCAAATGGGCTTGTTGAAACAGCAATTAACCTTTGAGGGCACAATAGTTTTTCTTTATAAAGATAGCCACTTAAACCAATGCTACGCCCATTAACATCAACTTCATACTCGTTATTATCTGAAATAATTGTCAATGAAGAATAATGATAATCTTGACTATATTGTCCAACTGTTCCTATATTTCTTTTAAGTAGCTTATTTCCAACAAAAACTGAACAAAGAATATTAGTTATAGCACTTAACACCCTACTTTTTCCAGAACCATTTTTACCAATTAAGACAGTATATATATTATCACTATTATCATTTTTCTTTATACAAAGAGGAATTTCATTCCCCTCAAAATTAACATTGTTGATTTTATAACTCATAACATATCCTCGGGATAATTATGTTTATTTAAAATAAATACTGTTTTAGAGCTATTACATCAATGATATATCATTAAAAACTTAATTCAAACGACGCACATTACATTTATAATAATACTATATGATTTTTTGGCGGAAAGTCACAGGAGTCGAACCTGCCAGGGACCGCTGGCGGCCCCATCTGGATTTGAAGTCCAGCCGCCCCACCGGGGACGATGACCTTCCGTTTTAGAAGCAACAGAAGTGCTGTAACAGATGAGCCCGTCGATTATACCGTTAAACGAATGGGATGGAACTGCTAATTTTCCTCGTATCTCGCGGTTTTTGCTCATGCTCACAACTACCGTGAAACCGCAATCAGTACACCAGCTCGCCGAACTTATCCCGATACTCTTTTGGTGTGATGCCGTACTCTTTCTTAAACACCGAATAGAAATACTGTAACGACGGATAGCCGCACATCTGGGAAATCTCGTTAATCGACAGGGTACTGGCGGCTAAAAACTCACTGGCGCGATTCAATTTTTCCTGATGGATCAGGCCATGAATGGTGTTGCCGGTTTCATCACGAAAGCGCTTCTCAAGATTAGAACGGGAGATACCTACCGCATCCAGCACCTGCTCCACTTTAATTCCCTTACAGGCATGGTAACGAATAAAATGCATTGCCTGAATCACCGCCGGATCGTGCAGAGAACGATAGTCCGTGGAGCGGCGCTCCACTACTTTCACCGGCGGCACTAAAATGCGCTGAACCGGAAAGTCACCCTGCTTCAGTAATTTATGCAACAGCTTAGCTGCCTGATAACCCATCTGGCGTGAACCTTGTGCCACCGAAGAGAGCGCCACCCGTGACAAATAGCGGGTCAGTTCTTCATTATCAATGCCGATAACGCACATCTTCTCCGGCACCGCGATATCCAGATGCTCGCATACCTGTAGCAAATGGCGGGCTCGCGCATCGGTAACGGCGATAATCCCCGTATGGGCAGGCAGATTCTGTAACCAGTCCGCCAGACGGTTCTGGGCGTGTTTCCAGTTCTCCGGTGCGGTTTCCATTCCCTGAAAAATGGAGTGACGGTAATTTCCTTCGGTAACTAACTGACGGAAAGCGTGCTCCCGTTCCGTTGCCCAACGATGAGAGATATGGTGCGGTAATCCATAAAAGGCAAAGTGGTTTAGCCCCTTCTCCTTTAAATGCATAAAGGCAGTGCTCACCAAAGCATGGTTATCAGTGGCAATATAATGAACCGGAGGATAATCCTCTGGTCGATGATAAGAACCGCCAACCCCAACAACCGGAATATTCGCCTGGCTTAACGCCAGCTCGATTTCCGGATCGTCAAAATCGGCAATCACTCCATCACCCAACCAGTCTTTAACGCTGTCTATCCGGCAACGGAAATCCTCTTCGATAAAGATGTCCCAATCGCATTGAGAAGCCTGTAAGTACTCGCCAACACCTTCAATAATCTGCCGGTCATAAACCTTATTGGCATTAAACAACAGCGTAATACGGAAGCGTTTTTCAAACATGGCGTTCAATTTCCCGATCAACACACAAGATAAATCACCACTGCCGCTGGGTCGGCAACCCTCTGTTCAGGTTGAATTGAGTAACACAATTATCCATAGCCTGTCAGGTCACACTGCTGAAAGTACAACGCTCCGCACACTTTTCAGCTAACCAATAAACACATAGCTGAAAATATGTACGGAGCCTTTGGGTCGATCTATCAGGCACGTTTTTTGGTTGCTGAATCCATCCATACCGCCAGCAGTAAAATGGCGCCTTTAACGATGTACTGCCAGAAGGTAGGAACGTCCAGCATACTCATGCCGTTATCCAGTGATGCCATGATAAATGCCCCCATCACTGCACCGGCCACGCTGCCTACACCACCTGCCAGACTGGTTCCACCAATAACGCAGGCAGCAATAGCGTCCAGCTCGGCAATGTTACCGGCAGAAGGCGAACCAGCCCCTAAACGAGAACTAAGGATCAAACCGGCAATCGCCACCATCAGCCCGTTAATAGCAAACACCGCCAGTTTGGTGCGCTCAACGTTAATACCCGACAGTCGGGCCGCATCAATATTGCCACCAATAGCGTAAATACGACGGCCAAACGCGGTGCGGGTTGCCATAAAAATCCCCACCATCATCAGTGCAGCCAGTATTAATACCGGCGTTGGAACACCACGATAATCATTCAGAAGATAGATAGCGCCCAGCAAAATCACTGCGGTGATGGCCTGACGACCCACATCGCTGCCTTTACCCGGCACCGGTAATCCCAGCGCTTCCCGATGCGCACGCTGACGCCATTGCCAGATGACAAACAGCACCATTACGCCGATACCAATACCAAAACCCAGGCTGTCCGGCAGATAGCTCTGCCCGATTTGCGACATGGCATTACTGGTTGGGGAAACGGTGGTACCGTTGGTGATCCCGACCAGAATTCCGCGGAAGGCCAGCATTCCTGCCAGCGTAACGATAAATGATGGCACTTTGCGATAGGCAACCCACCAACCATTCCATGCGCCTAACAACAGGCCCATAACCAGCGTGACAATGATTGTCAGCGGCAGAGGCCAGCCAAACCAGACGTCAAAAATCGCTGCCGCGCCGCCAAGTAGTCCCATCATTGATCCAACCGACAGGTCAATCTCTGCGGAAATAATGACAAATACCATCCCTACCGCCAGAATGCCGGTAATCGCCGTCTGGCGCAGCAGGTTAGAAATGTTACGTGCGCTGATGTAGGCTCCATCCGTCGCTACGCTGAAAAACAGAATGATCACCACGATGGCGGCCAGCATCACAAAAACCTGCAGGTTAACGCGCTTAGGCTGAGCCGGGCCAGCTGCTTTTCCGCCAGTGTTTCCCGTGGTTGATAATGTTTCATTAGACATGTTGTTCACTCCTGAGTGCCGCTTCCATAATCTGTTCTTGTGTCAAAGACCGGTTGGCTAAATCCGCTTTAATACAGCCTTCGTGCATCACTAATACCCGGTCGCTAAGGCCCAGCACTTCGGGTAGTTCTGACGAGATAACAATCAGGGCAATACCCTGTTCAACCAGTTGATTAATCAGCTTATAAATTTCATATTTGGCACCGATATCAATGCCCCGGGTTGGTTCATCCAGAATCAGAATTTTAGGATTAAGTAACAGACACTTAGCCAGAATGGCTTTTTGTTGATTACCGCCGCTCAGGCGGGCAATGGCTAATTCCGGCGATGAGGTTTTTACCTTCAGCCGCTCGATTGATTGCTGGATAATGGACTGCTCTTTGGCATCGTCCAGTATGCTCAGCCAGCCGCTAAAATCATCCAGCGCCGCCAGCGTCATATTGGCACCGACGCCCATCACCGGGATAATTCCGTCCTTTTTACGGTCTTCCGGCACCATCGCAATGCCGTGGCTGATGGCGTCCTGACAGTTGCGAATTTTTACCGCTTTGCCACCAACTTTAATTTCCCCTTCCCAGCGCCCGCGATAGGCACCAAACAGACACTGGACGGTTTCGGTTCTTCCTGCTCCCACCAGACCAGCAATACCCAGAATCTCGCCTTTATGCAGTGAGAAAGAGACGTTATTCACCCGACGAATATGGCGGTTAATTGGGTGCCAGGCGGTCAGGTTATCCACCCGCAGCACCTCTTCACCAATGGTATGTTCTGACTGAGGGTAGAGCTCTTTCAGCTCGCGGCCTACCATCATGGCGATAATATCGTCTTCGGTCATCTCGCTGGCCTGACGGGTACCAATATGTTTACCGTCACGAATCACACAGATCAGATCGGAGATGACTTTTACTTCGTTCAGTTTGTGGGAGATATAGATACAGGCAATATCGTGGCTTTGCAGGTCGCGGATAATATTCAGCAAAATCTCGGTTTCGCTTTCTGTCAGTGATGCGGTTGGTTCATCCAGCACCAACAGGCGTACCTGCTTATTCAGCGCTTTGGCGATTTCCACCAGTTGCTGTTGGCCTAATCCCAGTTCACCCACTTTGGTATCAGGGCTTACCGCCAGCTTCACCTGTTGTAACAGGCGCTGGCAGCGTAAAAACATGCTGTCGTAATCCATGATGCCGAAACGCCCGCGCTCCGAACCAAGGAAAATATTCTCCAGCACGGTCATCTCTTTCACCAAAGCCAGTTCCTGATGGATGATGGCAATGCCTTTCTGCTCGGTATCGCGAATGGTTTTTGCCTGTATCACATCACCGGAAAACAGAATATCGCCCTGATACTGGCCGTAAGGATAGATGCCGCACAGCACCTTCATCAGCGTTGATTTACCAGAACCATTCTCTCCACACAAAGAGAGCACCTGCCCGGCATCTAACGTTAACGAGATGTCATCGACAGCTTTGATATCACCAAAAGCTTTGGTGATATTTTTCATTTCTAACAGATGTGGCATCACATGTACTCCACAAAGAGATAACGACCATTAAGCTGATACTGGGTGCTGCTTATGCAGCACCCGATTGCAGGTAAATCAGTTATAGATGCTCTCTTTGCTGTGGAAGCCATCGGCCACAACCGTTGAATCGATGTTGGATTTATCTACCTGAATTGGTGTCAGCAGATAAGATGGCACATCCTTTTTACCATTATTCAGAGTGGCGTTCGCTTTTGGTGTCTCGCCTTTACCCATTTCTACCGCGATCTCCGCCGCATCATTTGCCAGCTTGCTGATTGGCTTATACACCGTCATGGTTTGAGTACCGGCAACGATACGTTTGATACCAGCAAGGTCAGCATCCTGACCGGAGATGGCAACTTTACCCGACAGCCCCTGAGCTACCAGTGCCTGAATCGCGCCACCGGCAGTGGCGTCATTAGAAGCAACGACGGCATCAATTTTATTGTTGTTAGCGGTTAAGGCGTTCTCCATGATTTTCAACGCGTTCTCTGCTAACCAGGCATCAACCCATTGGTCGCCAACTATCTTGATTTTTCCTTCTTTAATCAGTGGATTAAGCACGTTCATCTGCCCCTGACGGAACAGCTTGGCGTTGTTATCCACCGGTGAGCCTCCCATCAGGAAGTAGTTGCCCTGAGGCACACGTTCAACCAGGCTTTGAGCCTGTAGCTCACCCACTTTTTCATTGTTAAAGGAGATATAAAAATCGATATCCGCATCGTTAATCATGCGGTCATAAGCCAGTACTTTGATGCCTTCACGTTTAGCTTCTGCAATAACGTTACTCAACACCTGACCGTTGTAGGGAATGATCACCAGTACGTCTACGCCACGGTTGATCATATTTTCAATCTGCGACATTTGGGTTTCTTCGTTACCGTTGGCAGACTGTACGAATACTTTGGCCCCTAATGACTCAGCTTTGCTGACAAAGATGTCGCGATCTTTCTGCCAGCGTTCTAAACGCAGATCGTCAATCGCCATACCTATTTTAACTTCTTTGGCATTTACCATGTGTCCTGATAGCGCCAGTGATGCACAAACGGCAAGTAAAACATGCTTTAATTTCATTTGATAACATCCTATTTTGGTTAAGCTATTTCAGTGAAAGCGGGTATTTCCCCGTTTCTATTTATTACCGATAAATATTTAACCACTATAGTGTTATCAGTTATAACCAGAGTATCAATTACAGATTCTTACCCCGTTATTACGTTTTTTAGTTTATTTTCATTTTTATGAGAGAGGTCATGTTTTGCTGAGTAAATAAAAATAGCAATCAATGTTTTTATTTCAAAAATAAATCATAACAAACTGTATATAAAAGAAATATTTAAAATTAATGATAAAAACAAACACCATTAAAAATAATTTCCTTACCGTTTTAAGGTTTATTATTGTGAGCATAATCACAGTAGTTAAATTTCATAACTCACTATTCAAATCTAGGAATAACCTTCATTTTTTTAAATCTCTATGATTCCGACAATATAAAACAAATAGCGCTAAAACTGCGTCAATTTATATTTTTAAGAAATGTAATAACGCAATTTTATTATTTATTGAGCGAGCAGTTTCAGTGATAAATAAATCGCGCTAAATGCTATTTGACCGAATGACCTAAATACATCGCTTAAAGGAAACCACCATGACTCAGTATTTCGATAAACTTGACCAGGTGCGCTACGAAGGCACCGCCAGTAACAATCCACTGGCTTTCCGCCACTACAACCCGGATGAGTTGGTTCTGGGTAAGCGTATGGCTGACCATCTGCGCTTTGCCGCCTGTTACTGGCACACCTTCTGCTGGAATGGTGCCGATATGTTTGGCGTAGGTTCATTCGATCGCCCATGGCAATCGGCGGGTGATGCCATCAAGCTGGCAAAAGCCAAAGCAGATGTTGCCTTCGAGTTTTTCCATAAGCTAAATGTACCTTTCTATTGCTTCCACGATGTGGATGTATCCCCTGAAGGCAGCACCATTAAAGAGTATCTGAATAATCTGGCGCTGATGACCGACGTACTGGCAGAAAAACAACAGTCAACCGGTGTGAAACTGTTATGGGGCACGGCGAACTGCTTTACCAACCCACGTTACGCTGCCGGTGCGGCAACTAACCCGGACCCGGAAGTATTCGCTTACGCCGCCACTCAGGTGGTCAGTGCCATGCAGGCCACCCAGCGTCTGGGCGGTGAGAACTATGTGCTGTGGGGGGGCCGTGAAGGGTATGAAACCCTGTTAAATACCGACCTGCGTCAGGAGCGCGAGCAGCTTGGGCGCTTTATGCAAATGGTGGTAGAGCATAAACATAAAATTGGTTTTAACGGCCCCCTGTTGATTGAACCAAAACCACAAGAGCCAACCAAACATCAGTATGACTACGATGTGGCAACGGTATATGGCTTCCTGAAGCAGTTTGGTCTGGAAAAAGAGATTAAGGTCAATATCGAAGCTAACCACGCTACGCTGGCAGGTCACAGCTTCCACCATGAAATCGCCTCTGCCATTGCGCTGGGTATTTTCGGCTCGGTTGATGCCAACCGTGGCGATGCTCAACTGGGTTGGGACACCGACCAGTTCCCGAACAGCGTGGAAGAAAACGCACTGATTATGTATGAAATCATCAAAGCGGGCGGTTTCACTACCGGTGGCCTGAACTACGACGCTAAAGTCCGTCGCCAGAGTACCGATAAGTACGATCTGTTCTACAGTCATATTGGCGCGATGGACACCATGGCACTGGCGCTGAAAGTTGCCGCTAAAATGGTACAAGACGGCAAACTGGACCAAAAAGTCTCCGAGCGCTACGCTGGCTGGAATGGCAAACTGGGTCAACAAATCCTGGAAGGCGAAAGTTCACTGGAATCACTGGCAAAATATGTGGAAAGCAATAACCTGCAGCCACAGCATAAGTCAGGACAGCAGGAGTTACTGGAAAATCTGGTGAACCGATATTTATTTGGATGATCCAAAAATCAGTATCAGTGTATATTTCGTCCGTAAAAGTGCAGTGTCTAAATTAGCTATCGTGTAGCGGCCGAGTAAGGGGCGTTAAGGCGAACGCCCCTTACAACCCCGCGCCTACGCTGCCGAATGTTGACCGCAGCTTTGCTGCGGCAACCTCAGTCAGCCTGAAGGCTTAACGCACCGACATAGAGCCGCTCCCGGCGGCGCTATGTCTTTCGCAGCATCCATGCTGCTCATGCTACCTTCAGTCCTCCTTCGGCAACATTCGGACGCTTGTACTAAAGGTCAAGGGCCTATTACTCCCTACAACAAGGATCTCTCACCATGTACATCGGTATCGACCTCGGCACTTCCGGCGTAAAAGTTATCCTCCTCAGTGAGCAGCAACAGGTTATTGCCACTCACTCTGAAGCGCTTTCTATTTCCCGTCCTCATCCCCTTTGGTCAGAGCAAAATCCTGATGACTGGTGGCAAGCCACCGATAAAGCGATGCAGGCGCTGGCGGCTCAGCACGATTTAAGCTCAGTTAAAGCCATGGGCCTGACCGGGCAAATGCATGGTGCAACCCTGTTAGATAAACAGATGAAGGTATTGCGCCCTGCCATTTTATGGAACGATGGCCGCAGTGCCGCCGAATGTGCCGAGCTGGAAAAAATAGTTCCTCAATCTAGAGCCATTACCGGCAACCTGATGATGCCAGGCTTTACCGCCCCAAAACTAAAATGGGTGGAAAAACATGAACCTGCTGTTTTTCAGACAACA from Limnobaculum xujianqingii encodes:
- the xylH gene encoding xylose ABC transporter permease XylH, translating into MSNETLSTTGNTGGKAAGPAQPKRVNLQVFVMLAAIVVIILFFSVATDGAYISARNISNLLRQTAITGILAVGMVFVIISAEIDLSVGSMMGLLGGAAAIFDVWFGWPLPLTIIVTLVMGLLLGAWNGWWVAYRKVPSFIVTLAGMLAFRGILVGITNGTTVSPTSNAMSQIGQSYLPDSLGFGIGIGVMVLFVIWQWRQRAHREALGLPVPGKGSDVGRQAITAVILLGAIYLLNDYRGVPTPVLILAALMMVGIFMATRTAFGRRIYAIGGNIDAARLSGINVERTKLAVFAINGLMVAIAGLILSSRLGAGSPSAGNIAELDAIAACVIGGTSLAGGVGSVAGAVMGAFIMASLDNGMSMLDVPTFWQYIVKGAILLLAVWMDSATKKRA
- the xylR gene encoding D-xylose utilization transcriptional activator XylR (D-xylose enhances binding of XylR to the xyl promoter and activates transcription.) — protein: MFEKRFRITLLFNANKVYDRQIIEGVGEYLQASQCDWDIFIEEDFRCRIDSVKDWLGDGVIADFDDPEIELALSQANIPVVGVGGSYHRPEDYPPVHYIATDNHALVSTAFMHLKEKGLNHFAFYGLPHHISHRWATEREHAFRQLVTEGNYRHSIFQGMETAPENWKHAQNRLADWLQNLPAHTGIIAVTDARARHLLQVCEHLDIAVPEKMCVIGIDNEELTRYLSRVALSSVAQGSRQMGYQAAKLLHKLLKQGDFPVQRILVPPVKVVERRSTDYRSLHDPAVIQAMHFIRYHACKGIKVEQVLDAVGISRSNLEKRFRDETGNTIHGLIHQEKLNRASEFLAASTLSINEISQMCGYPSLQYFYSVFKKEYGITPKEYRDKFGELVY
- the xylF gene encoding D-xylose ABC transporter substrate-binding protein, yielding MKLKHVLLAVCASLALSGHMVNAKEVKIGMAIDDLRLERWQKDRDIFVSKAESLGAKVFVQSANGNEETQMSQIENMINRGVDVLVIIPYNGQVLSNVIAEAKREGIKVLAYDRMINDADIDFYISFNNEKVGELQAQSLVERVPQGNYFLMGGSPVDNNAKLFRQGQMNVLNPLIKEGKIKIVGDQWVDAWLAENALKIMENALTANNNKIDAVVASNDATAGGAIQALVAQGLSGKVAISGQDADLAGIKRIVAGTQTMTVYKPISKLANDAAEIAVEMGKGETPKANATLNNGKKDVPSYLLTPIQVDKSNIDSTVVADGFHSKESIYN
- a CDS encoding xylose ABC transporter ATP-binding protein — its product is MPHLLEMKNITKAFGDIKAVDDISLTLDAGQVLSLCGENGSGKSTLMKVLCGIYPYGQYQGDILFSGDVIQAKTIRDTEQKGIAIIHQELALVKEMTVLENIFLGSERGRFGIMDYDSMFLRCQRLLQQVKLAVSPDTKVGELGLGQQQLVEIAKALNKQVRLLVLDEPTASLTESETEILLNIIRDLQSHDIACIYISHKLNEVKVISDLICVIRDGKHIGTRQASEMTEDDIIAMMVGRELKELYPQSEHTIGEEVLRVDNLTAWHPINRHIRRVNNVSFSLHKGEILGIAGLVGAGRTETVQCLFGAYRGRWEGEIKVGGKAVKIRNCQDAISHGIAMVPEDRKKDGIIPVMGVGANMTLAALDDFSGWLSILDDAKEQSIIQQSIERLKVKTSSPELAIARLSGGNQQKAILAKCLLLNPKILILDEPTRGIDIGAKYEIYKLINQLVEQGIALIVISSELPEVLGLSDRVLVMHEGCIKADLANRSLTQEQIMEAALRSEQHV